GACAAAGCACAGAGCTCCCAGCTGCCTCAGAGCAGGAAGCCCCCCGTCTCGCAGAGAGGGGGCCATCAGACTGGGGCGTTCAGTCTCAGGGCTTTCCGAGGGGCTCGAGGTTTGCCTTCTGGAATGAAGCCAAACAGGGGGTCAGCTCAGGATAAGAACGCGGGGGGCGGAGAGGGATAGGGGGGTCTGGGGGTCAGGGGGTAGGCAACAGCGAGTGGCTTTCAGCCAACAGTCAagacaccccctccccttccagcCATAACTTCTTCTTTAATAGAAAGCAGCACTGCCTCACTTACAATGGGATATAAGGTCTTTTGGCTTTGTCTACTCCCGTGTCCCCTTATACACCCCTTTTAAACTTCCAGAGATTGCATACCCTGTTTCACCGCTAATTTAACCTCTCTCCTGCCATGGCAGCCGGATTGAAGTGTTTGCCATTCTACATGATTCTTTCATTGTGGTTTTGGCCTGAAATAAACATGAAGTAGCTATGAGTTGGATTTTTCTTTTGTCACTtgtacacaatgtatttttttctctcttgtTTCCTGTTGGTTGGATGTAAAATCCGCCAGCTGCGAGGCCGATGACAGGCCCTGAGCCTATAAATCCCGGCTTAATGTATTTATAAATCAAACTTATTATACACACAGTAGCCGCGCTAAATAATACCAGAAGAAGTGCTTTATATCTTCCATTTATTTGTATTCAGCCAGGGAGAGAGGATGGATAGGTACAGGACACTTACATTATGAAAAGAGGCTTTGTATAACATCAAGGCATTTCACCCCATTCAGTGTCAGAAAAGCACTGGGTTAACGAAATTCTTCTCACAATTTCTTCCACTTGTTCACTGTCACCCCGTCCTGCACTCGGTTACTTTCGGGAGACTTGATACCCTTGCATgaacccacttttttttttctttgccacCTGTCCTTCAGTATTCCACTTGTGTCTGTTTGCGGTCAATAATACTGTCTAACTAAGGACAATACTGCTATGCTGTATATTATTATCTTCTTCCCAAAGTGTTGGATTTTTTTGGGTTATTCAAATAGGATTGAAAAGCAAGAAGACACAATCGGAAAATCAGGACAGGAGatggtgacatatatatatatatatatatatatgatctgcaTAGAAGAAATCACGTATGTAAGTGCCCCCAAGAACTTCCCAGATGGCCCTTAGTTGCAGTAGTTCTCAAGTTCATACAATGAGCATGTGCCATGGCAGCACTGTTCCACGATGCCTCTCTTCCTCATCTGATACTCCTGGGACTGGAGCTGCATCCCATCCAGCTCATTGCCTTGAGGTCCGTTCACTGTACATAGAGGACAATGTAGAAATAAATTATCTGGTTAGACTTGGTGTTGGTCTGAAAATATAATACCATACCATAATACCTCTATGGTTATATTATCAAGTTGCAGATGTAGCAGAAATAAACTATAGCTATCTAGATACCTGAAGAAGAGATCAGATCAATCCTGAAATGtgtttaacatattttaataaatCTTTACTTGCTGCCATTATGTTCCCGAGAGTTGTAACGCTCATATTATATTCTTTGTCAGGATTGTTGTTGTATAATTCAGTGGGTATATCTATGGACATAGAAGTAACTTGTAACTTCAGGGCCcctatgcaaaatctgtaacagtctGTACCTATTGGTATCTTAGGCTCTGCTCATCACTAATTAGAATCATGGCTTCCTGTCTTTTCACATGTCCCCCCATAGGTTTTCATCTTTCAGGGCAAGAATAATGCTGCAGACAACACTATTGTTGCTTAAAATTTTTTTCAAACCCAACAAAACTCATAACTAGAATCACTGAGAATTGAACTTAAATGTAGACATGTTCCCTGTACTAAAAATCTATGAAAAAGAGAAGGCACTATCTGTACAAAACCTAGTCATTACAGAAATCACCACGGTCTGGATTTCGATCTCCTTATGAGGTTGTGCATCATGAGGCAGAACACCCACAGTTGCTAAGAACAGATATCAGTTGTTGTATCACCATTGCGGTGTCTGGCAGCTCTAACAGTGCAGAAGTaccaaagcattaaaggggttgtctggggagCAGAAACAGTCTTACCTGTTGTGCTCCAGGCCGCTCACTTACACCTTCTCCATGTCTCAGAGGTGTAGCTTCTGAGTCAAGAGGGGGTGAGGGCCAGTTATGTGCCATGCCCACACACGATGACCACACAAGCTATCGGTCATCATATGTGGGTATAGCTTTGCCTACATGATTACAACATGATTGCAAGATGTGGAAAGGGAAAAAATAAGTGTCATCAGACAACCCTTTTATCTTGAACTTTATGAAGTTGCAGACAAACTATTTAATTGGGAAATTCTATTGGCATTAACTATAGCTGTATTTACCATAAGACGCCTatgggcctgtgcctagggcagcagtgttgagggggcagcatttaagtgaatgaaaatttttttttaaatacttttgatgtagctgctgccACCATGAtgtgttctgggggggggggggggggggggatgcatttCCTCCCATTCGGGTGAATCCACATGAGTCAGCAAGTTTGCTCAAGCTGCccaataggaggagatttattgcaacctgcgcagaggaagagttgaccagttgcccacagaaaccaattatttattttttgaaaaggcctctgaaaaatgaaagcagcaatctgattggttgttatgggcaactgctccacttttccactgcacagattttgattgaTTTCACCACTTTTTGTGTATAGTGGAGAGATCCACAGTGAATCTGCCCTATAATCCACATAAAGCACATACATTATTGTGTCAGATCTGTATGAAAGAATTCTGACACACATggaacccccttaaaggggtactccgcccttaggcatcttatcccctatccaaaggataggggaaaacatATCTGAACGCaggagttccgccgctggggaccccctcaatcttggctgcggcaccccagacttacggtgcacggagcgaacttccttCAATTGCTTTCCGTTCCATCCTTCCCATACACAAGCACACTCAACTCAAAGTGAAACTTAACATGCCTAATCCTTTTTTTGCCCCCAAAACATTTGAGGAGGGAGAATTTGAACACTTCCATAAACATTAGATAGTCAGATGATCCTGCTGAAATTGGCAGGTTTGGGCGACTTTACCCTTAGGTAATGTTAGACTACCAGATCATGGTAtacaccagtggtctctaaactgtggacctccagatgttgcataactacaactcccagcatgcctggacaaccaatggctgggcatgctgggagttgtagttttgcaacatctggaggggcacagtttagagaccactggtagATATTGTGGCTTGTACTACGACATAAGAAACTTACTGTTGCTGTTGTTGCACAAATAGAAGATAATTTGGAATAAATTGGAAAGAATTTCACCTATAAAATCTACACAACTGAATCAGTAAAATATTGCAGtttatttttacaaaatgtactaaaaaaataataataataataattaaaaaaaaataaaaatatatatatagagagagagagagagagagagagagatatcccCAGACTCTGCCAATGTTAGTGCCTAGTGCTATATTGCTATACagttataataatattaataataaagaaGATTTGTATAGTGCCAACAACAGCACTTTACCATGTATTACActcatattaaaggagtactctggtggaaaacaatttatttattttttttataaactggtaccagaaagttgaacagatttgtaaattacttctatttaaaaatgtaaatctttccagtacttatcagctgctgtatgctccagagaaagttgtgtagttctttccagtctgaccacagtgctctctgctgacccctcggtgctctctgctgacccctgtccatgtcaggaactgtccagagcaggagaggtttgctataaggatttgctcctactctggacagttcctgacttggacagaggtgtcagcagagagcactgtggtcaggcagaaaatacattcaaaaagaaaagaacttcctctgtagtatacagcagatgataagtactgaaaggattacgatttttaaatagaagtaatttacaaatctgttgaactgtctggcaccagatgatttaaaaaacaaaaataattccaccagagtaccccttttatctcATTGGATATtactatgactttttttttttttttttttattctggccgAGATGTGGCTGTCATGAGCCACCCAGGAGTCAGTGATGGAAATTATTTCATCTGATGTGTATAtagaaagtagagatgagcgaacttgcagtaaatttgattcgtcacgaacttcacggctcggcaattgatgacttatcctgcatagattatttcagctttcagatgctccggtgggctggaaaaggtggatacagtcctaggaaagagtctcctaggactgtatccaccttttccagcccacgggagcacctgaaagctgaactaatttatgcaggataagtcatcaactgccgagccgagaagtttgtgacgaatcaaatttactgtaagttcgctcatctctaatagaaaaGTTTTTCCCCTTAAAGCATCTATGGCATAAACATCTGAATTCTTATAATACATTCATATCTTACCCAATGGCTGCTCCAGTTCCCGTCTGACCTTAGGGTAGTAATAGAAGCCTCTTTCTCCACACACCAAGTACAAGGCTTCTACAAGGTGAGGACCACACAGGTGCTGGTTGGCTAAGGCTTGAGTGGTGGGTGTAAATAGGATGAGAAGAACTGCCAAAGGGAGACACTGAATCCACAGGGCCATGATGAATGAGATGGAGGGTGATGCTGCGGACACAAGAGTGAAGAAGCATGAATCAAGgaccttaaagcatacctgtcattaaAGATAAcgtttcaggataagctgccctggGTGTGTACATAAGAAGCAGCACTATTACTGGCCAGTATATTACTTGTATATGTTATCTTCAGATTTCAGCCTGTTCTgaaggcttcatctctaatttgcagttctcccagagctagtGGGCGGAGCTGGCTCCTCCCCCTTCCAAagccttgtattgcttgtcttgcagacacaaaaTAAAGCTAATaagaaatatattaaaagtttcttaCATTGGCTTGAATATATTGAATATAATAGGCCCTATCATATGAAGAAATTTTGTATAGCTCAATACAGTATTGATCTATATGAAATTTGTTCATATAACAGAGCCTATTGTAGTGTATTGAGAGAAATAAGCAACAACTGTGCAAAATATATtgaacagtaaaaaataaagaaataacttCTTCTGAGTTTTATATAGTAGTTAAACGCTGACTTTAGTTTTTATATTTAGATGAAAAGGAAGAATTTGTTTTTATTGAACTCTGAATATAGTAAAACCATTGGCTTAAGCTAACACCACACAGATTACTAGTCAGTGAGTACAATGAATAATAAACCATAATCTCGTTTACGTGCAAAGTAAAACCTAACTTCTGATCCTGATTTGCAGTCATCCACATGATGTCCACATGACATGACACTTACCTGGACAGGTGCTACAGAAGGACCTCGTGGGTCTGGTGTGACGGAGAGATGTCAGGTGTAAGTGTGATCTTCTTGCTCCTGGATGCCCATTTTATACATCACAAAGCACCTTAGCTAAGCACCTTGCCAAATTCTGCCGGCTCATTAGCTGTTCCTCCCACTAGGGTGAACAGTTATCTATTAAGCTTGCAGGTCCTCTGAACATAAGGATCATTGATTTAACATCTCAGCATCATCTCTAATTCGGTGATGACATGGCCACCTGTCACACTGTCCCTGGGAAATGGATAtacaagaaagtagaaaaaactaTCTGCAGTCAAAACATATTTATATTCAAAATGAATTGTTCAAAATTGTTCAAAATGGATTCTTGATATTGtaactgatcagccataacattaattgGGCACGGTCAGATATAAAAACGTTTTatctgttgtacatcttggcaaaacattgacctttctaatataattcataagaaatgtatttttattttttataaatcatgCCTTATAAAATATTGGCTTTGTACTAGAGAACACAAAGGAGTATTAgcacaccctcacttactggataaACTCCAGTGAGGGTGTGCTAGtattcctctatgctctctcctgtctgatagcactcctctgtgctctctcctgtctgataggactcctctatgctctctcctgtctgataggactcctctgtgctctctcctgtctgatagcactcctctgtgctctctcctgtctgatagtactcctctgtgctctctcctgtctgatagcactcctctgtgctctctctcatgtctgataggactcctctgtgctctctcccatctgataggactcctctgtgctctctctcatgtctgataggactcctctgtgctctctctcatgtctgataggactcctctgtgctctctcctgtctgatagtactcctctgtgctctctcctgtctgatagcactcctctgtgctctctctcatgtctgataggactcctctgtgctctctcccatctgataggactcctc
The sequence above is a segment of the Hyla sarda isolate aHylSar1 chromosome 6, aHylSar1.hap1, whole genome shotgun sequence genome. Coding sequences within it:
- the INS gene encoding insulin; its protein translation is MALWIQCLPLAVLLILFTPTTQALANQHLCGPHLVEALYLVCGERGFYYYPKVRRELEQPLVNGPQGNELDGMQLQSQEYQMRKRGIVEQCCHGTCSLYELENYCN